In one Pseudomonas sp. R84 genomic region, the following are encoded:
- the cmk gene encoding (d)CMP kinase — protein MKNIAPVITIDGPSGSGKGTVAGILAKRLGWNLLDSGALYRLLAFAAHNHGVDLTNEELLKKLAAHLDVQFIAATDGQLQRIILEGDEVSDVIRTESVGSGASQVAALPAVREALLQRQRAFQEAPGLVADGRDMGTVVFPDAPLKIFLTASAEERARRRYLQLKGKVEGVSLSSLLDEIRARDERDTQRAVAPLKPAADAIQLDSTELSIDQVLERIMSEIAIRDIAG, from the coding sequence GTGAAAAACATTGCACCGGTCATCACCATTGATGGGCCAAGCGGCTCGGGCAAAGGCACCGTAGCCGGGATTCTGGCCAAGCGTCTGGGCTGGAATCTGCTGGACTCCGGTGCGCTTTATCGTCTGCTGGCGTTTGCGGCGCACAATCATGGTGTCGACCTGACCAATGAAGAGCTGCTGAAAAAACTCGCCGCTCATCTGGATGTGCAATTCATTGCGGCGACCGACGGTCAGTTGCAGCGGATCATTCTGGAAGGCGACGAAGTCAGCGACGTCATCCGCACTGAAAGCGTCGGTTCCGGCGCTTCGCAAGTGGCCGCACTGCCGGCCGTACGCGAGGCGCTGCTGCAGCGCCAGCGCGCTTTTCAGGAAGCGCCGGGCCTGGTTGCCGACGGTCGCGACATGGGTACGGTGGTTTTTCCTGATGCACCGCTGAAAATTTTCCTGACCGCCAGTGCCGAGGAGAGAGCGCGCCGTCGATATTTGCAGTTGAAGGGCAAAGTCGAGGGTGTTAGTCTGTCGAGTCTGCTAGATGAGATCCGTGCACGCGACGAGCGTGATACCCAGCGAGCGGTAGCCCCGCTTAAGCCGGCGGCTGACGCCATACAACTGGATTCCACGGAGTTGTCCATCGATCAGGTGCTTGAACGCATCATGAGCGAGATCGCCATTCGCGATATCGCCGGGTGA
- a CDS encoding bifunctional prephenate dehydrogenase/3-phosphoshikimate 1-carboxyvinyltransferase produces the protein MIGRLVVVGLGLIGGSFAKGLRESGICREVVGVDLDPQSRKLAVELGVVDRCEDDLAAACQGADVIQLAVPILAMEKVLARLAGMDLGQAILTDVGSAKGNVVRAATEAFGAMPPRFVPGHPIAGSEQSGVEASNAELFRRHKVILTPLEQTDPAALAVVDRLWRELGADVEHMQVERHDEVLAATSHLPHLLAFGLVDSLAKRNENLEIFRYAAGGFRDFTRIAGSDPVMWHDIFLANREAVLRTLDTFRSDLDALRDAVDAGDGHQLLGVFTRARVAREHFSKILARRAYVDAMNSNDLIFLAQPGGRLSGRIRVPGDKSISHRSIMLGSLAEGVTEVEGFLEGEDALATLQAFRDMGVVIEGPHHGRVTIHGVGLHGLKPAPGPIYLGNSGTSMRLLSGLLAAQNFDSTLTGDASLSKRPMNRVANPLREMGAVIETAAEGRPPMTIRGGHKLKGLTYTMPIASAQVKSCLLLAGLYAEGKTTVTEPAPTRDHTERMLRGFGYPVSVDGATASVESGGKLTATHIEVPGDISSSAFFLVAASIAEGSELVLEHVGINPTRTGVIDILRLMGADITLENQREVGGEPVADLRVRAAKLKGIEIPEELVPLAIDEFPVLFVAAACAEGRTVLTGAEELRVKESDRIQVMADGLLALGVKCQPTPDGIIIDGGQIGGGEVHGHGDHRIAMAFSVASLRATAPIRIHDCANVATSFPNFLALCGQVGIRVAQEAQS, from the coding sequence ATGATCGGGCGCCTTGTGGTGGTCGGTCTGGGGTTGATCGGTGGTTCGTTTGCCAAAGGCTTGCGTGAAAGCGGCATCTGCCGCGAAGTGGTCGGGGTCGATCTCGATCCGCAATCGCGCAAGCTCGCGGTCGAGTTGGGTGTGGTCGATCGTTGTGAAGATGACTTGGCGGCTGCATGCCAGGGCGCTGACGTGATTCAACTGGCGGTGCCGATCCTGGCCATGGAAAAAGTGCTCGCACGGTTGGCGGGCATGGATCTGGGGCAGGCGATTCTGACTGATGTCGGCAGCGCCAAAGGCAATGTGGTGCGCGCAGCCACCGAAGCGTTTGGCGCGATGCCGCCGCGTTTCGTGCCGGGTCATCCGATTGCCGGTTCCGAACAGAGTGGGGTGGAAGCCTCCAATGCCGAACTGTTCCGTCGCCACAAGGTTATCCTCACGCCACTTGAGCAAACCGATCCGGCTGCGTTGGCGGTGGTTGATCGTCTGTGGCGCGAATTGGGTGCCGACGTCGAGCACATGCAGGTCGAGCGACACGATGAAGTGCTGGCTGCGACCAGCCATTTGCCGCATTTGCTGGCCTTCGGCCTGGTTGATTCGTTGGCCAAGCGCAATGAAAATCTTGAGATCTTCCGTTACGCTGCGGGCGGTTTCCGCGATTTCACAAGAATCGCCGGAAGCGACCCGGTGATGTGGCACGACATCTTCCTCGCTAACCGCGAGGCTGTTCTGCGCACACTCGATACATTTCGCAGCGACCTCGACGCCTTGCGCGACGCGGTCGATGCAGGGGATGGGCACCAATTGTTGGGCGTCTTTACGCGCGCCCGGGTTGCCCGCGAGCATTTCAGTAAAATCCTGGCCCGCAGGGCCTATGTGGACGCTATGAATTCCAACGATCTGATCTTCCTGGCTCAACCTGGTGGCCGCCTGTCCGGTCGGATTCGCGTACCAGGCGACAAATCCATTTCCCACCGTTCGATCATGCTCGGTTCGCTGGCCGAAGGCGTCACCGAAGTCGAAGGCTTCCTTGAGGGCGAAGACGCTCTGGCGACCTTGCAAGCGTTCCGCGACATGGGCGTCGTCATCGAAGGGCCGCACCACGGCCGCGTAACCATTCACGGTGTCGGCCTGCACGGTCTGAAACCGGCGCCGGGCCCGATCTATCTGGGTAACTCCGGTACCTCGATGCGTCTGCTGTCCGGCCTGTTGGCTGCGCAGAACTTCGACAGCACTTTGACCGGCGATGCCTCGCTGTCCAAGCGTCCGATGAATCGCGTGGCCAATCCACTGCGTGAAATGGGCGCCGTGATTGAAACCGCTGCTGAAGGTCGTCCACCGATGACCATTCGTGGCGGGCACAAACTCAAAGGCCTGACCTACACCATGCCGATAGCCAGTGCTCAGGTGAAATCCTGCCTGCTGCTCGCCGGTCTTTACGCTGAAGGCAAGACCACTGTGACCGAGCCGGCCCCGACTCGCGATCACACCGAGCGCATGCTGCGCGGCTTCGGCTACCCGGTGAGCGTTGACGGCGCTACGGCTTCGGTTGAATCCGGCGGCAAACTGACTGCCACTCACATCGAAGTCCCGGGTGACATCTCGTCGTCGGCGTTCTTCCTGGTCGCGGCCTCGATCGCTGAAGGCTCGGAGCTGGTGCTTGAGCACGTCGGCATCAACCCGACCCGTACCGGCGTGATCGACATCCTGCGCCTGATGGGCGCGGATATCACTCTGGAAAATCAGCGTGAAGTCGGCGGCGAGCCTGTGGCTGATCTGCGCGTGCGGGCAGCTAAACTCAAAGGTATCGAGATTCCGGAAGAGCTGGTCCCGTTGGCGATCGACGAATTCCCGGTGTTGTTCGTCGCCGCTGCCTGTGCCGAAGGGCGCACCGTGCTGACTGGCGCCGAAGAGCTGCGGGTCAAGGAATCGGATCGCATTCAGGTCATGGCAGACGGTTTATTGGCTCTGGGCGTCAAATGCCAGCCGACCCCGGACGGCATCATCATCGACGGCGGCCAGATTGGCGGCGGCGAAGTGCATGGTCATGGCGATCACCGTATCGCGATGGCATTCAGTGTGGCGTCGCTGCGCGCTACTGCACCGATCCGCATCCATGATTGCGCCAACGTCGCGACGTCGTTCCCCAACTTCCTCGCACTGTGCGGGCAGGTCGGTATTCGTGTGGCACAAGAGGCTCAGTCGTGA
- the hisC gene encoding histidinol-phosphate transaminase: protein MSGNFLALAQPGVQQLSPYVPGKPVGELARELDLDPAKIVKLASNENPLGASPKALAAIREELAELTRYPDGNGFALKSLLAEQCRVELNQVTLGNGSNDILELVARAYLAPGLNAVFSEHAFAVYPIATQAVGAQAKVVPAKDWGHDLPAMLAAIDANTRVVFIANPNNPTGTWFGAEALDEFLQDVPEHVLVVLDEAYIEYAEGSDLPDGLDFLAAYPNLLVSRTFSKAYGLAALRVGYGLSTPVVADVLNRVRQPFNVNSLALAAACAALKDEEYLAQSRQLNEAGMQQLQAGFRELGLSWIESKGNFICVDLAQVAAPIFQGLLREGVIVRPVANYGMPNHLRVTIGLPAENSRFLEALRKVLARG from the coding sequence ATGAGTGGCAACTTCCTCGCTCTGGCACAGCCGGGCGTGCAACAACTTTCGCCGTACGTTCCGGGCAAGCCTGTGGGCGAACTGGCGCGCGAGCTGGATCTTGATCCGGCAAAAATCGTCAAGCTGGCGAGCAACGAAAACCCGTTGGGTGCCAGCCCGAAAGCCTTGGCGGCGATCCGCGAAGAGCTGGCCGAGCTGACTCGTTATCCGGACGGCAACGGTTTCGCATTGAAATCGCTGCTGGCCGAGCAATGCCGTGTCGAACTGAACCAGGTTACCTTGGGCAACGGCTCCAACGACATTCTTGAGTTGGTCGCGCGTGCCTATCTGGCGCCGGGCCTGAATGCGGTGTTCAGTGAGCACGCGTTCGCGGTGTATCCGATCGCCACTCAAGCGGTCGGCGCCCAGGCCAAAGTGGTCCCGGCGAAGGATTGGGGGCATGACCTGCCGGCGATGCTCGCGGCCATCGATGCCAACACCCGCGTGGTATTCATCGCCAACCCGAACAACCCGACCGGCACCTGGTTCGGCGCTGAAGCGCTGGACGAATTCCTTCAGGATGTTCCGGAGCACGTTCTGGTAGTGCTGGACGAGGCTTACATCGAATACGCCGAAGGCAGCGATCTGCCGGACGGTCTGGATTTCCTTGCCGCTTACCCGAATCTGCTGGTATCGCGCACGTTCTCCAAGGCCTATGGTCTGGCGGCATTGCGTGTTGGCTACGGTCTGTCGACTCCGGTTGTTGCTGATGTGCTGAACCGAGTTCGCCAGCCGTTCAACGTCAACAGTCTCGCCCTCGCGGCAGCCTGTGCGGCGCTGAAGGATGAGGAATATCTGGCGCAAAGCCGTCAACTCAACGAGGCGGGCATGCAGCAGTTGCAGGCCGGTTTCCGTGAGTTGGGCCTGAGCTGGATCGAATCCAAAGGCAACTTTATCTGCGTCGATCTCGCTCAGGTCGCGGCCCCGATTTTCCAGGGCTTGCTGCGCGAAGGCGTGATTGTGCGTCCGGTGGCTAACTACGGCATGCCGAACCACCTGCGGGTGACCATCGGTCTGCCGGCGGAAAACAGCCGCTTCCTCGAAGCGCTGCGCAAGGTTCTGGCTCGTGGGTGA
- the pheA gene encoding prephenate dehydratase, which yields MSEQELKALRVRIDALDTKVMELISERARCAQEVARVKMASLAEGEVPVFYRPEREAQVLKRVMERNQGPLGNEEMARLFREIMSSCLALEQPLKVAYLGPEGTFTQAAAMKHFGHAVISKPMAAIDEVFREVAAGAVNFGVVPVENSTEGAVNHTLDSFLEHDMVICGEVELRIHHHLLVGENTKTDSISRIYSHAQSLAQCRKWLDAHYPNVERVAVSSNAEAAKRVKGEWNSAAIAGDMAAGLYGLTRLAEKIEDRPDNSTRFLMIGNQEVPPTGDDKTSIIVSMSNKPGALHELLVPFHDNGIDLTRIETRPSRSGKWTYVFFIDFVGHHRDPLIKGVLEKISQEAVALKVLGSYPKAVL from the coding sequence ATGTCCGAGCAAGAACTCAAGGCACTGCGCGTTCGCATTGATGCTCTGGACACTAAAGTCATGGAGCTGATCAGTGAGCGTGCGCGTTGCGCCCAGGAAGTCGCGCGAGTAAAGATGGCCTCGCTGGCCGAAGGCGAAGTGCCGGTGTTCTATCGTCCTGAGCGCGAAGCTCAGGTGCTCAAACGCGTGATGGAGCGCAATCAGGGGCCGCTGGGCAACGAAGAGATGGCGCGTTTGTTCCGCGAAATCATGTCGTCGTGCCTGGCGCTGGAGCAGCCGCTGAAAGTGGCTTACCTCGGCCCTGAAGGCACCTTCACTCAAGCGGCGGCCATGAAGCACTTCGGCCACGCGGTGATCAGCAAGCCAATGGCGGCGATCGACGAAGTGTTCCGTGAAGTGGCGGCCGGTGCGGTGAATTTTGGCGTGGTGCCGGTGGAAAACTCCACCGAGGGCGCGGTCAACCACACGCTGGACAGCTTCCTCGAACACGACATGGTCATCTGTGGCGAAGTCGAGCTGCGTATTCACCATCACTTGTTGGTCGGTGAAAATACCAAGACCGACAGCATCAGCCGCATCTATTCCCACGCACAGTCGCTGGCTCAGTGCCGCAAGTGGCTGGACGCGCATTACCCGAATGTCGAGCGCGTGGCGGTTTCCAGCAACGCCGAAGCGGCCAAGCGGGTCAAAGGCGAATGGAACTCGGCGGCGATTGCCGGCGATATGGCCGCAGGGCTGTATGGCCTGACCCGTCTGGCCGAGAAGATCGAAGACCGTCCCGACAACTCGACGCGCTTCCTGATGATCGGTAATCAGGAAGTGCCGCCGACCGGCGACGACAAGACTTCGATCATCGTGTCGATGAGCAACAAGCCCGGCGCGCTCCACGAGCTGCTGGTGCCGTTCCACGACAACGGGATCGACCTGACCCGCATCGAAACGCGTCCATCGCGCAGCGGCAAATGGACCTACGTGTTCTTCATCGACTTCGTCGGCCACCACCGTGATCCGTTGATCAAGGGTGTGCTGGAAAAGATCAGTCAGGAAGCAGTAGCACTCAAAGTGCTGGGTTCCTACCCGAAAGCAGTTCTCTAA
- the serC gene encoding 3-phosphoserine/phosphohydroxythreonine transaminase translates to MSKRAFNFCAGPAALPEAVLQRAQGELLDWHGKGLSVMEMSHRSDEFVSIATQAEQDLRDLLNIPSNYKVLFLQGGASQQFAQIPLNLLPEGGSADYIDTGIWSQKAIEEASRYGHVNVAATAKPYDYFAIPGQNEWNLSKDAAYVHYAPNETIGGLEFQWIPETGDVPLVADMSSDILSRPVDISRFGMIYAGAQKNIGPSGIVVNIIREDLLGKARSLCPTMLDYKVAADNGSMYNTPPTLAWYLSGLVFQWLKEQGGVEAIAKLNDVKQRTLYDFIDASGLYSNPINKSDRSWMNVPFRLADDRLDKPFLVGAEERGLLNLKGHRSVGGMRASIYNAVDITAVNALVAYMAEFEKEHG, encoded by the coding sequence GTGAGCAAGCGAGCCTTTAACTTCTGCGCCGGTCCTGCGGCGCTTCCTGAAGCTGTCCTGCAACGTGCCCAGGGTGAACTCCTTGATTGGCACGGCAAGGGTCTGTCGGTCATGGAAATGAGCCATCGCAGCGATGAGTTCGTGTCCATTGCCACCCAGGCCGAGCAGGATCTGCGTGACCTGCTGAATATCCCGTCGAACTACAAAGTGCTGTTTCTGCAAGGTGGTGCCAGCCAGCAATTCGCGCAGATTCCACTGAACCTGTTGCCTGAAGGCGGCTCGGCCGACTACATCGATACGGGTATCTGGTCGCAGAAAGCCATTGAAGAAGCCTCGCGCTACGGTCACGTCAACGTTGCCGCCACCGCCAAGCCTTACGACTATTTCGCTATCCCGGGCCAGAACGAGTGGAACCTGTCGAAAGACGCTGCTTACGTTCACTACGCGCCGAACGAAACCATCGGCGGTCTGGAGTTCCAGTGGATCCCGGAAACCGGCGACGTGCCGCTGGTAGCTGACATGTCTTCGGACATTCTGTCGCGCCCGGTCGACATCTCGCGTTTCGGCATGATCTACGCCGGCGCGCAGAAGAACATCGGCCCGAGCGGCATCGTCGTCAACATCATCCGCGAAGACTTGCTGGGCAAGGCGCGTTCGCTGTGCCCGACCATGCTCGATTACAAAGTCGCGGCCGATAACGGCTCGATGTACAACACCCCGCCGACCCTGGCCTGGTACCTGTCCGGCCTGGTGTTCCAGTGGCTGAAAGAGCAGGGCGGCGTTGAAGCGATCGCCAAGCTGAATGACGTCAAGCAGCGCACGCTGTACGACTTCATCGACGCCAGCGGCCTCTACAGCAACCCGATCAACAAGTCGGATCGCTCGTGGATGAACGTGCCGTTTCGTCTGGCCGATGATCGTCTCGACAAGCCGTTCCTCGTCGGTGCCGAAGAGCGCGGCCTGCTCAATCTGAAGGGCCACCGCTCCGTGGGCGGCATGCGCGCCTCCATCTATAACGCTGTCGACATCACCGCGGTCAACGCGCTGGTGGCGTACATGGCTGAATTCGAGAAGGAACACGGCTGA
- the gyrA gene encoding DNA gyrase subunit A, which produces MGELAKEILPVNIEDELKQSYLDYAMSVIVGRALPDARDGLKPVHRRVLFAMSELGNDFNKPYKKSARVVGDVIGKYHPHGDTAVYDTIVRMAQPFSLRYLLVDGQGNFGSVDGDNAAAMRYTEVRMTKLAHELLADLHKETVDWVPNYDGTEMIPAVMPTRIPNLLVNGSSGIAVGMATNIPPHNLGEVIDGCLALIDNPELTVDELMQYIPGPDFPTAAIINGRAGIIEAYRTGRGRIYMRARSIIEDIDKVGGRQQIVITELPYQLNKARLIEKIAELVKEKKLEGITELRDESDKDGMRVVIELRRGEVPEVILNNLYAQTQLQSVFGINIVALIDGRPRILNLKDLLEAFVRHRREVVTRRTVFELRKARERGHILEGQAVALSNIDPVIALIKASPTPSEAKEALISTPWESSAVVAMVERAGADSCRPENLDPQYGLREGKYFLSPEQAQAILELRLHRLTGLEHEKLLAEYQEILNQIGELIRILNSAVRLMEVIREELEVIRAEYGDVRRTEILDARLDLTLGDMIPEEERVVTISHGGYAKTQPLAAYQAQRRGGKGKSATGVKDEDYIAHLLVANSHTTLLLFSSKGKVYWLKTYEIPEASRAARGRPLVNLLPLSEGEYITTMLPVDLEAMKRQADEEEAEGAEADVEEIENSNETDEERRARIKAADRKKAPFIFMSTANGTVKKTPLVAFSRQRSVGLIALELDEGDILISAAITDGEQEIMLFSDGGKVTRFKESEVRAMGRTARGVRGMRLPEGQKLISMLIPEEGSEILTASERGYGKRTAITEFPEYKRGGQGVIAMVSNERNGRLVGAVQVQDGEEIMLISDQGTLVRTRVDEVSSLGRNTQGVTLIKLAKDETLVGLERVQEPSEVEGEELEGEEGEEFEGTVVNDDAGEDQQLDAAADEEPQE; this is translated from the coding sequence ATGGGCGAACTGGCCAAAGAAATCCTCCCGGTCAATATCGAAGACGAGCTGAAACAGTCCTACCTCGACTACGCGATGAGCGTGATCGTCGGCCGTGCACTGCCGGATGCGCGCGATGGCCTCAAGCCCGTGCACCGTCGCGTACTGTTCGCGATGAGCGAGCTGGGCAACGACTTCAACAAGCCGTACAAGAAATCTGCCCGTGTTGTCGGCGACGTGATCGGTAAGTATCACCCGCACGGTGACACTGCCGTGTACGACACCATCGTTCGTATGGCTCAGCCTTTCTCCCTGCGCTACCTGCTGGTAGACGGTCAGGGCAACTTCGGTTCGGTCGACGGCGACAACGCTGCGGCCATGCGATACACCGAAGTACGCATGACCAAGCTGGCGCACGAGCTGCTGGCTGACCTGCACAAGGAAACCGTGGACTGGGTGCCGAACTACGACGGCACCGAAATGATCCCGGCGGTCATGCCGACCCGTATTCCCAACCTGCTGGTCAACGGCTCCAGCGGTATCGCCGTGGGCATGGCGACCAACATTCCGCCGCACAACCTCGGTGAAGTCATCGACGGTTGCCTGGCGCTCATCGACAACCCTGAGCTGACCGTCGATGAGCTGATGCAATACATCCCCGGTCCGGACTTCCCGACCGCCGCGATCATCAACGGTCGCGCTGGCATCATCGAAGCCTACCGCACCGGCCGCGGGCGTATTTACATGCGTGCCCGCTCGATCATTGAAGACATCGACAAGGTCGGTGGCCGTCAGCAGATCGTCATCACCGAACTGCCGTACCAGCTGAACAAGGCACGTCTGATCGAGAAGATCGCCGAGCTGGTCAAAGAGAAGAAGCTCGAAGGCATCACCGAACTGCGCGACGAGTCCGACAAGGACGGTATGCGCGTCGTGATCGAACTGCGTCGCGGCGAGGTGCCTGAGGTGATCCTCAACAACCTCTACGCCCAGACCCAGCTGCAGTCGGTATTCGGCATCAACATCGTTGCGCTGATCGATGGCCGCCCACGCATCCTGAACCTCAAGGATCTGCTGGAAGCCTTCGTCCGTCACCGTCGCGAAGTCGTTACCCGCCGTACTGTGTTCGAACTGCGCAAGGCGCGTGAGCGTGGCCACATTCTCGAAGGCCAGGCCGTTGCCCTGTCGAACATCGACCCGGTTATTGCCCTGATCAAAGCCTCGCCGACCCCTTCGGAAGCGAAAGAAGCGCTGATCAGCACGCCGTGGGAATCCTCGGCAGTGGTCGCGATGGTTGAACGTGCCGGTGCCGATTCGTGCCGTCCGGAAAACCTCGACCCGCAATACGGTCTGCGCGAAGGCAAGTACTTCCTGTCGCCAGAACAGGCGCAAGCCATTCTGGAACTGCGCCTGCACCGTCTGACCGGTCTGGAACACGAAAAACTGCTGGCTGAGTATCAAGAGATCCTCAATCAGATCGGCGAGCTGATCCGCATCCTCAACAGCGCTGTGCGCCTGATGGAAGTGATCCGCGAAGAGCTGGAAGTGATCCGCGCCGAATACGGCGACGTGCGTCGCACCGAAATTCTCGATGCCCGTCTCGACCTGACCCTGGGTGACATGATCCCGGAAGAAGAGCGCGTCGTGACCATCTCCCACGGTGGCTACGCCAAGACCCAGCCATTGGCTGCGTACCAGGCTCAGCGTCGTGGCGGTAAAGGCAAGTCGGCCACCGGCGTCAAGGATGAGGACTACATCGCTCACCTGCTGGTTGCCAACAGCCACACCACGCTGCTGCTGTTCTCCAGCAAGGGCAAGGTGTATTGGCTCAAGACCTACGAGATTCCGGAAGCGTCCCGCGCTGCCCGTGGCCGTCCGCTGGTCAACCTTCTGCCATTGAGCGAAGGCGAGTACATCACCACCATGCTGCCGGTCGATCTTGAAGCCATGAAGCGTCAGGCTGATGAAGAAGAGGCCGAAGGCGCCGAGGCTGATGTAGAAGAGATCGAAAACAGCAACGAGACCGACGAAGAGCGTCGTGCTCGCATCAAGGCTGCTGACCGTAAGAAAGCACCGTTCATCTTCATGTCGACCGCTAACGGTACCGTGAAGAAGACCCCTCTGGTGGCCTTCAGCCGTCAGCGCAGCGTTGGTCTGATCGCACTGGAACTGGACGAAGGCGATATCCTGATCTCCGCTGCCATCACCGACGGCGAGCAGGAAATCATGCTGTTCTCCGACGGCGGCAAAGTAACGCGCTTCAAGGAATCCGAAGTTCGCGCCATGGGCCGTACTGCCCGCGGTGTACGTGGTATGCGTCTGCCGGAAGGGCAGAAGCTGATCTCCATGCTGATTCCGGAAGAAGGCAGCGAAATCCTCACCGCTTCCGAGCGCGGCTACGGCAAGCGCACGGCGATCACCGAGTTCCCTGAATACAAACGTGGCGGTCAGGGCGTAATCGCCATGGTCAGCAACGAACGTAATGGCCGTCTGGTCGGCGCGGTTCAGGTGCAGGATGGCGAAGAAATCATGCTGATCTCCGATCAGGGCACTCTGGTGCGTACCCGTGTCGACGAAGTGTCGAGCCTGGGTCGTAACACTCAGGGTGTGACGCTGATCAAGCTGGCCAAGGATGAAACCCTGGTCGGGCTGGAGCGGGTTCAGGAGCCTTCGGAAGTCGAAGGTGAAGAGCTTGAAGGTGAAGAGGGCGAGGAATTCGAAGGCACTGTCGTCAACGACGATGCCGGTGAAGACCAGCAACTCGACGCCGCAGCAGACGAAGAACCGCAAGAATAA
- the mtnA gene encoding S-methyl-5-thioribose-1-phosphate isomerase yields MRDRLLAAEKVKAIDWRDGALHLLDQRILPFEETWIAYTSAAGVAEAIRSMVVRGAPAIGISAAYGIVLAARTRIAEGGDWYAALEEDFALLADSRPTAVNLFWALGRMHDRLDRLKENADPLAALEAEAIAIHESDREANLTMAQLGVDLIRKHQGNAQAILTHCNTGALATGGFGTALGVIRAAYLEGMVERVYADETRPWLQGSRLTAWELANEGIPVTLNADSAAAHIMKTKGVTWVIVGADRITANGDVANKIGTYQLAVNAMHHGVRFMVVAPSSTIDMNLASGDDIPIEERDGAELLEVGGKRVGADVEAFNPVFDVTPADLIDAIVTEKGIVERPDTAKMAQLMCRKRLH; encoded by the coding sequence ATGCGCGATCGACTGTTGGCTGCGGAGAAAGTGAAGGCCATCGATTGGCGAGACGGCGCGCTGCACCTGCTGGATCAGCGTATTTTGCCGTTCGAGGAAACCTGGATTGCCTACACCAGCGCCGCTGGCGTGGCCGAGGCGATTCGCTCGATGGTGGTGCGTGGCGCACCGGCCATCGGCATCAGTGCGGCCTATGGCATCGTGCTCGCGGCGCGCACGCGGATTGCTGAGGGTGGTGACTGGTACGCGGCGCTGGAAGAGGATTTCGCCTTGCTGGCGGATTCTCGTCCGACAGCGGTCAATCTGTTCTGGGCCTTGGGTCGCATGCACGATCGCCTCGACCGCCTGAAGGAAAACGCCGATCCGCTGGCGGCGCTGGAGGCCGAAGCCATCGCCATTCACGAAAGCGACCGCGAAGCCAACCTGACCATGGCGCAACTGGGTGTGGACCTGATTCGCAAGCACCAGGGCAATGCTCAGGCGATTCTGACCCACTGCAATACAGGCGCGCTGGCCACTGGCGGTTTCGGCACGGCGCTGGGGGTGATTCGTGCGGCTTATCTGGAAGGCATGGTCGAACGTGTTTATGCCGACGAAACCCGTCCATGGCTGCAGGGCTCGCGCCTGACTGCGTGGGAGCTCGCCAACGAAGGTATCCCGGTGACGCTGAATGCCGACTCCGCCGCTGCGCACATCATGAAAACCAAGGGTGTGACCTGGGTGATCGTCGGTGCGGATCGCATCACCGCCAACGGTGACGTGGCAAACAAGATCGGCACCTATCAACTGGCAGTCAACGCCATGCACCACGGCGTGCGTTTCATGGTGGTGGCGCCGAGTTCGACCATCGACATGAATCTGGCCAGCGGTGACGACATCCCGATCGAAGAACGTGATGGTGCCGAGTTGCTGGAAGTCGGCGGCAAGCGGGTCGGTGCGGACGTTGAAGCGTTCAACCCGGTGTTTGACGTGACGCCGGCGGATCTCATTGACGCGATCGTTACCGAAAAAGGCATTGTCGAGCGCCCGGACACCGCGAAAATGGCCCAGTTGATGTGCCGCAAACGCCTGCATTGA